A genome region from Eurosta solidaginis isolate ZX-2024a chromosome 2, ASM4086904v1, whole genome shotgun sequence includes the following:
- the BicD gene encoding protein bicaudal D — translation MSALKNAATDGKTNDELRMEVERLTRELDQAASERAQSAQYGLSLLEEKSALEQKCEELETLYDHAKHDLDITQEALAKFQTSQKVTTKTGIEQEESLLTETAALETSLNSKILDLENETKQLRHELERVTNERDRMLQENADIGRDKSDNEVEKLRLKAELKDLKFRETRMLTEYTELEEENISLQKQVSSLRSSQVEFEGAKHEIRRLTEEVELLNSQVDELANLKKIAEKQMEEALEALQCEREAKYALKKELDSHLNRESMYKISNLAYLRSNMDDNISANSDGEEENLALKRLEADLTTELNATDGTKCDLFSEVHLNELKKLEKQLESIENEKILLTANLREAQTSLDKSQNEIQNFMARLALLTAHVDALLQLKKQLDIKDDSMEAVKRRNDEKNIRQQLLDILSQYNSWFTLSSKEIDGLKTDLVELQKGFNYTDAMTTLRNEVTNLKNKLLSTEQKSLDLQSDVQILTSISQNAGQSLGSARSTLVALSDDLAQLYHLVCTVNGELPTRIMLDPKSDDMSFENDSLTAIQSQFKSDIFATRSHTIEDLQGLADSVEIKKYVDTVSDQIKHLKTAVEHTIEHNKNKVRGDAFEADKYNREEVEELQEQIVRLKGLLSLKRDQIATLRTVLKSNKQTAEVALTNLKSKYENEKTVVSETMAKLRNELKILKEDAATFSSLRAMFAARCEEYVTQVDDLNRKLEAAEEEKKTLNQLLRLAVQQKIELTQRMEEMEIDRETRFARRSMPPQRGSSGKSFSSRPSTRNPTGSQNQF, via the exons gCATTGGCGAAATTCCAAACTTCACAAAAGGTCACTACAAAAACTGGCATTGAACAAGAGGAGTCATTGCTTACTGAAACCGCAGCGCTCGAGACCTCATtaaatagtaaaattttagatttaGAAAATGAAACGAAACAATTGCGGCATGAACTTGAAAGAGTTACCAACGAACGTGATCGTATGCTGCAAGAGAACGCCGATATTGGGCGTGATAAATCAGACAACGAGGTAGAGAAGTTGCGTCTTAAAGCCGAATTGAAAGATTTAAAGTTTCGTGAGACACGTATGCTAACAGAATATACAGAATTGGAGGAAGAAAACATATCGCTACAAAAGCAGGTGTCGAGCTTGAGGAGTTCACAG GTTGAGTTTGAAGGTGCCAAACATGAAATACGACGCCTTACCGAAGAGGTAGAGCTACTAAATTCGCAGGTCGAtgaattggcaaatttaaaaaaaattgccgaaaAACAAATGGAAGAAGCTTTAGAGGCTTTGCAA TGTGAACGTGAGGCAAAATATGCGCTCAAGAAAGAATTGGATAGTCATTTGAATCGTGAGTCCATGTACAAGATAAGCAATCTAGCATATTTACGTAGTAATATGGATGATAACATCAGCGCTAATAGTGATGGCGAAGAagaaaatttggctttaaaacgACTTGAAGCCGATTTGACTACAGAACTGAATGCGACAGATGGCACCAAATGTGATCTTTTCTCAGAAGTGCATCTGAATGAattgaaaaaattagaaaaacaacTGGAATcgattgaaaatgaaaaaattttactcaCAGCCAATTTGCGTGAAGCACAAACTAGTTTGGATAAATCACAAAATGAAATACAAAATTTCATGGCACGTCTAGCTCTGCTCACAGCGCATGTCGATGCCTTACTGCAGTTGAAGAAACAACTCGATATCAAAGATGATTCCATGGAGGCAGTTAAAAGGCGAAATGATGAAAAAAATATACGACAGCAGCTTTTGGATATATTATCACAATATAATAGCTGGTTTACATTATCCTCCAAGGAGATTGACGGTCTTAAGACTGATTTAGTTGAACTACAAAAAGGCTTCAACTATACTGACGCAATGACAACATTACGTAATGAAgtcacaaatttaaaaaataaactactCTCCACTGAGCAAAAGTCATTAGATCTGCAAAGTGATGTGCAGATCCTCACAAGTATTTCACAAAATGCCGGACAAAGTTTAGGTTCGGCACGCTCCACATTAGTTGCCTTAAGTGATGATTTGGCGCAACTGTATCATTTAGTTTGCACCGTTAATGGTGAATTACCAACACGTATTATGCTCGATCCAAAGAGTGATGATATGAG TTTCGAAAATGATTCCCTAACTGCCATACAATCGCAGTTTAAATCCGATATTTTTGCTACCCGCTCGCATACAATTGAAGACCTGCAAGGACTAGCTGATTctgtagaaataaaaaaatatgtcgaTACAGTGAGTGATCAAATTAAGCATTTGAAAACCGCTGTGGAGCATACAATTGAACATAATAAGAATAAAGTGCGGGGTGATGCTTTTGAAG CCGACAAATATAACCGGGAAGAAGTTGAAGAATTACAAGAACAAATTGTACGCCTTAAGGGGTTGTTATCATTGAAACGTGACCAAATCGCTACATTACGTACTGTATTGAAATCAAATAAGCAAACAGCTGAGGTCGCGCTCACTAATCTCAAATCGAAATATGAGAATGAAAAAACAGTAGTGAGTGAGACAATGGCCAAATTGCGCAATGAATTAAAAATACTCAAAGAAGATGCAGCGACATTTTCAA GTTTGCGTGCAATGTTTGCTGCACGTTGTGAGGAATATGTCACACAAGTAGACGATTTGAATCGTAAATTGGAAGCCGCTGAAGAAGAGAAAAAGACATTAAATCAGTTGTTGCGTTTGGCTGTGCAGCAAAAAATCGAATTGACTCAACGTATGGAGGAAATGGAAATTGATCG TGAAACCCGTTTTGCACGACGTTCAATGCCACCACAACGCGGCAGCAGCGGCAAATCATTTTCTTCACGTCCATCAACCCGCAATCCGACTGGCAGTCAGAATCAATTCTAA